In the genome of Paenibacillus pabuli, one region contains:
- a CDS encoding ABC transporter permease, translating to MILPGFIYFVIFKYFPMGGLIISFQDYQPYLGIKDSPWVGFKHFVRLFTEPTFAMLLSNTLILFALELVIFFPIPIILALMMNEVRHRLFRNSIQTIVYIPHFMSWVIIVSITYVFLSVDGGVVNEIIAAFGGSKISFLTSPEWLRPMYILQIIWKEAGWSTIIYLAAITVVDTQLYEAAEMDGASRLRKMWHVTLPAIRPVIITLLILKIGNTLELGFEHMYLLLNSLNREVGEIFDTYIFTAGLKNGQLSFSTTVGLFKGLVGLVLVMFANRLAKKLGEDGVY from the coding sequence ATGATTCTTCCCGGCTTTATATACTTTGTGATCTTCAAGTATTTTCCGATGGGCGGACTTATTATTTCATTTCAGGATTATCAGCCGTATCTGGGAATTAAGGACAGTCCGTGGGTGGGCTTCAAACATTTTGTCCGTCTGTTTACGGAGCCAACCTTCGCCATGCTACTTAGTAATACATTGATCTTGTTCGCACTTGAATTAGTGATCTTCTTCCCAATTCCGATCATCCTTGCACTCATGATGAATGAAGTACGGCACAGATTATTCCGAAACTCCATCCAGACGATCGTGTATATCCCACATTTTATGTCATGGGTGATTATCGTATCCATTACGTACGTTTTCCTTAGTGTGGATGGCGGCGTCGTCAATGAAATTATAGCTGCATTTGGTGGTAGCAAGATCAGCTTCTTAACCTCACCTGAGTGGCTTCGTCCGATGTACATTTTGCAGATTATATGGAAGGAAGCCGGTTGGTCAACCATCATCTACCTCGCAGCCATTACCGTTGTAGATACCCAGCTCTATGAAGCTGCCGAGATGGACGGCGCGTCTAGATTGCGCAAAATGTGGCACGTTACTTTACCCGCAATTCGCCCGGTCATTATTACATTGTTGATTCTCAAAATCGGAAACACGCTAGAACTTGGCTTTGAACATATGTACTTGTTATTGAATTCGCTTAATCGGGAGGTCGGTGAGATATTTGATACGTATATCTTCACGGCAGGTTTGAAGAATGGACAATTGAGCTTTAGTACAACGGTTGGATTGTTCAAAGGTCTGGTAGGTTTGGTGCTGGTTATGTTCGCTAATCGTCTCGCCAAAAAATTAGGAGAAGACGGCGTTTACTAG